In one Pseudomonas fitomaticsae genomic region, the following are encoded:
- a CDS encoding dermonecrotic toxin domain-containing protein produces the protein MPTFPTADLTPAASQSIHSPFLEQAVPDWLTDATAQRRAQLKNASAALPRGYRQASPQQRRTLNDSFTASFVAQSRLDRHLSSLQDIDTFAEPLLTEALKEEYGIEMDVKTIYLRLNKAVKAGVFSVEVGVFEVLKLPLLQAALHNFEASECEPDAFHRSSGFLVELWKPGELLPLTTPMTVTRFMALCRSLDIGAKYQVYLKRFFHPAEAQVQSALREHFIDAARADLRAAAEQALLCKDIEPADYSMILSVINGNRDPRLGRQKVWFHELSLMKHRMTGCVCFSISEDDRYTDQLILYIPHDPRHPLKRYTHAQVWDMFKKRFTERDSDSTGQATPTAYQQFFSRFVAYADRGDYFSRFTRDAPDTSMAGRVFLEGLTTFNPFVGFTFIHEWPPFVQRQVPEDDPYLAPYVIPREGDDPTSENVDLWNYLFDRHRARIIADASSHAVPTADVDAKVRKEKLAALLNIGMLVLTTAAGFVPVLGEIMMSVMVGQLLEESIEGVIEWSEGDRKAAMAHLIDVAENLAQFGALAGAGKALARIRAAKAVPVIEQLQPVTSASGETRLWHPDLTAYESPDARLPQGGPNALGQFVTPEKTWIRIQGRAFEKTWDKSLKRWRIRHPADPQAYQPVLSHNGLGAWRHTLERPLSWDRLTLLRRIGHSTHVLSDEQLLAIADIGGVSDNTLRKMHLDNLPPPPELADALQLFEAPRGTAAPDVRITRLQHACPGLGDHAAREVLAHGDADSLAVLQTSKPVPRGLLEEARWHVRQGRASRAYAGLYQEHPLIDSGRLALRLLEKLPGWPGDVRLELRDLHIHGTLLEAIGSESATSRVVLVRQGPLYQAFGGDGQASAGRLDTFFPSLVRTLPQEARQALRLSGVENSARLQRTIVDYATAHPEQVRSSVAASGQGVRAYKPPARLEDRRVGYFASGEGAVGRSGVNTALVVRLLDLYPNLDFRQANGVILKAMREGQSDAQIMQGLYDRAREWERLESTLDHWAAAGPRLEERVRAVRQLKHCWRYAPLAADNPGYSHLEWVCDDPLPPVLARFPHVKTLRLQSRRSEVAQVRGFLRAFPEVRHLDLSECALTTNPIPSDTRAKLIDLDLSGNPLYRLDVSSMPDLEVLNLSGTLLRQWPRGAENLQALRWLDLRNTRITSLAPQVLTRDELLINMNLTGAPLTPQAQGHLHAAQYRVESALGLPEGALARFAREPIPEPYRMPLETGSRVASRLLPLPPAPLADESLASFVSRLQRVIPDLSEQDAVEVVEYLRAGASDAQVNARINDWSQRFEALTRHLNGWIFVRRSAEQRFRHPRISSEGRAEAARKIMECWRLGLPGEAAGTDYVLDLEGTLGVGALPGLPETFSHVAGLNLRGLELSEQGVKDFLASFKQVETLDLAANALETLPEAVGDMVRLEQLDLSANRLHDANAVAQRLGTLEHLKRLSLNYNRFRAFNAEALEGLELLELNHNRLQEFNGTIAPWLERLHLNGNNLKEWPAGVLQAERLHTLKLTGNPIRDIPAQAFDGLHDELLAGTRLSGHYRSLSTDCLQRVRAWLDRTGGDSALGISRERLEQWLADREWEEPDGSSSSEEDD, from the coding sequence ATGCCAACGTTTCCGACTGCGGATTTGACACCCGCGGCTTCACAGAGCATCCACAGTCCGTTCCTTGAACAGGCCGTTCCCGATTGGCTGACGGATGCTACGGCGCAGCGCCGTGCACAACTCAAAAACGCCAGCGCAGCACTGCCTCGCGGGTATCGGCAAGCCTCGCCGCAGCAGCGACGAACCCTGAACGACAGCTTTACCGCAAGCTTCGTGGCCCAGTCCCGGCTGGACAGACACCTGTCATCCCTGCAAGACATCGACACTTTTGCCGAGCCTTTGCTGACCGAAGCACTGAAGGAAGAGTACGGCATCGAAATGGATGTCAAAACGATCTACCTGCGTCTGAACAAGGCTGTGAAAGCAGGGGTGTTTTCGGTTGAGGTGGGTGTTTTCGAGGTTCTCAAGCTGCCGCTGCTGCAGGCGGCGTTGCATAACTTCGAAGCCTCGGAGTGTGAGCCTGATGCATTCCATCGTTCATCCGGTTTTCTCGTCGAGTTGTGGAAGCCCGGAGAGCTGCTGCCCCTGACAACGCCGATGACCGTCACTCGATTCATGGCGTTATGTCGCTCGCTGGACATCGGGGCGAAGTATCAGGTTTACCTCAAGCGTTTTTTCCACCCAGCAGAGGCGCAGGTACAGTCGGCGTTGCGCGAGCATTTCATCGATGCCGCCCGGGCCGATCTGCGAGCTGCGGCAGAACAGGCACTGTTATGCAAAGACATCGAGCCTGCGGACTACTCGATGATTCTGTCGGTCATCAATGGGAACCGCGACCCGCGGCTGGGTCGCCAAAAGGTCTGGTTTCACGAACTGAGCCTGATGAAGCATCGGATGACCGGTTGCGTGTGTTTTTCGATCAGTGAAGATGATCGCTATACCGATCAGTTGATTCTCTATATCCCCCATGATCCCCGGCATCCGCTGAAACGCTATACGCATGCACAAGTGTGGGACATGTTCAAAAAACGCTTCACTGAGCGCGATAGCGATTCGACCGGGCAGGCAACACCGACAGCGTATCAGCAGTTTTTCAGCCGGTTCGTGGCGTATGCCGACCGCGGGGATTACTTCAGTCGGTTCACTCGCGATGCGCCGGATACCTCGATGGCCGGGCGTGTTTTTCTGGAGGGTCTCACCACCTTCAACCCTTTCGTTGGCTTCACATTCATCCATGAGTGGCCACCCTTTGTGCAGCGACAAGTGCCGGAAGACGACCCCTATCTGGCGCCGTACGTCATTCCCCGCGAGGGCGATGATCCCACGTCGGAAAACGTCGACCTGTGGAACTACCTCTTCGATCGACACCGCGCGCGGATCATTGCCGATGCCAGCAGTCACGCCGTGCCCACGGCTGATGTCGATGCGAAGGTGCGCAAAGAAAAACTCGCGGCATTGCTGAACATCGGCATGCTGGTGCTCACCACGGCGGCGGGGTTTGTGCCCGTACTGGGCGAAATCATGATGTCCGTCATGGTCGGTCAGTTGCTGGAAGAGTCCATCGAAGGTGTCATCGAGTGGAGCGAAGGGGATCGCAAGGCTGCCATGGCGCACTTGATCGATGTGGCGGAAAACCTGGCGCAGTTCGGTGCGCTCGCCGGCGCCGGTAAAGCTCTGGCCCGCATCAGAGCGGCAAAAGCCGTGCCGGTGATCGAGCAGCTGCAGCCAGTAACATCGGCCAGCGGCGAAACCCGGTTGTGGCATCCGGATCTGACCGCCTATGAAAGTCCCGATGCACGGCTTCCTCAAGGCGGGCCCAATGCCCTGGGACAATTCGTTACGCCGGAAAAAACCTGGATCCGGATACAGGGCAGGGCTTTCGAGAAAACCTGGGACAAGTCTCTCAAGCGCTGGCGTATCCGGCATCCCGCCGACCCCCAGGCGTACCAGCCGGTGCTGAGTCACAACGGCTTGGGCGCCTGGCGCCATACCCTGGAGCGTCCGTTGTCCTGGGATCGATTGACGTTGCTGCGTCGTATCGGACACAGCACTCACGTGCTCTCCGACGAGCAGTTGCTGGCCATCGCCGACATCGGCGGTGTCAGCGACAACACACTGCGCAAAATGCACCTGGATAATCTGCCGCCGCCACCTGAACTGGCCGATGCGCTGCAATTGTTCGAAGCGCCTCGTGGCACTGCCGCACCGGATGTACGGATTACCAGACTGCAACACGCATGTCCGGGGCTCGGCGACCACGCCGCCCGGGAAGTTCTGGCCCATGGGGATGCCGATTCGCTGGCAGTTTTGCAAACTTCGAAACCGGTGCCTCGCGGCTTGCTGGAGGAGGCTCGCTGGCACGTACGGCAGGGGCGGGCGAGCCGCGCCTATGCCGGTTTGTATCAGGAGCATCCTTTGATCGACAGCGGGCGTCTGGCCTTGCGGTTGCTCGAAAAACTGCCGGGCTGGCCGGGCGATGTGCGCCTGGAGCTTCGCGACTTGCACATCCACGGAACGCTACTCGAGGCGATTGGCAGCGAATCGGCGACCAGCCGGGTTGTTCTGGTCAGGCAGGGGCCGTTGTATCAGGCATTTGGCGGCGACGGGCAGGCATCGGCCGGTCGGCTTGATACGTTTTTTCCCTCCCTCGTCCGCACATTGCCACAAGAGGCCAGACAGGCTCTGAGGCTTTCCGGAGTTGAGAACAGCGCCAGGCTGCAACGCACGATCGTCGATTACGCCACCGCGCACCCTGAACAGGTTCGCTCATCCGTGGCGGCATCAGGCCAGGGCGTACGGGCGTACAAACCACCGGCGCGTCTCGAAGATCGTCGAGTGGGGTATTTCGCCAGCGGCGAGGGCGCAGTGGGACGTTCGGGCGTCAATACCGCTCTGGTCGTGCGGTTACTTGATCTCTATCCGAACCTGGATTTCCGACAGGCCAACGGCGTGATCCTCAAGGCAATGAGAGAAGGGCAAAGTGATGCGCAGATCATGCAGGGCCTGTACGACCGTGCGCGCGAGTGGGAGCGCCTTGAATCAACGCTCGATCACTGGGCCGCTGCCGGGCCTCGCCTCGAAGAACGTGTGAGAGCCGTGCGCCAATTGAAACACTGCTGGCGTTATGCGCCTCTGGCCGCAGACAACCCCGGTTACAGTCACCTTGAATGGGTCTGCGACGACCCGCTGCCGCCTGTGTTGGCGCGTTTCCCCCACGTGAAAACCCTGCGCCTGCAATCACGTCGCTCGGAAGTTGCACAGGTTCGCGGGTTCCTTCGTGCTTTTCCCGAGGTTCGCCATCTCGATCTCAGTGAGTGCGCGCTGACCACCAACCCGATTCCGTCGGACACCCGCGCGAAACTGATCGATCTCGATCTTTCCGGCAATCCGCTGTATCGGCTGGATGTCTCGAGCATGCCGGACCTGGAGGTGCTGAACCTCAGCGGTACGCTGTTGCGGCAATGGCCACGGGGAGCCGAGAACCTTCAGGCGTTGCGCTGGCTGGATCTGCGCAACACCCGGATTACCAGTCTGGCGCCGCAAGTCCTGACCCGCGATGAACTGTTGATCAACATGAATCTCACCGGCGCCCCCTTGACGCCGCAAGCACAAGGTCACTTGCACGCCGCGCAGTACCGGGTCGAGTCTGCGCTGGGGCTGCCGGAAGGTGCGTTGGCAAGGTTTGCCCGCGAACCTATCCCTGAACCCTATCGAATGCCTCTTGAGACGGGGTCACGCGTGGCGTCGCGGTTGTTGCCGCTGCCACCGGCTCCGCTTGCCGACGAGAGTCTTGCTTCCTTTGTCAGCCGTTTGCAGCGGGTGATTCCCGACCTGTCGGAACAGGACGCCGTTGAAGTGGTTGAATATCTGCGCGCCGGTGCCTCCGACGCGCAGGTCAATGCCCGTATCAATGACTGGAGTCAGCGATTCGAAGCGCTGACACGGCACTTGAATGGCTGGATCTTCGTGCGGCGCAGTGCCGAACAGCGTTTCAGGCACCCGCGCATTTCGTCGGAAGGCCGGGCAGAGGCGGCGCGAAAAATAATGGAATGCTGGCGGCTGGGCTTGCCGGGTGAGGCCGCTGGAACCGATTATGTGCTGGATCTGGAGGGGACTCTTGGCGTGGGGGCATTGCCGGGGCTGCCGGAAACCTTTTCCCATGTGGCGGGCCTGAATCTCCGGGGGCTGGAGTTGAGCGAGCAGGGCGTCAAGGACTTCCTCGCGTCATTCAAGCAGGTGGAAACCCTGGATCTGGCCGCCAATGCGCTGGAAACCCTGCCTGAAGCCGTCGGCGATATGGTGCGACTCGAGCAACTGGACCTGTCCGCCAATCGCTTGCATGACGCGAACGCAGTCGCTCAACGGTTGGGCACGCTGGAACACCTCAAGCGCCTGAGTCTGAACTACAACCGTTTCAGGGCTTTCAATGCCGAGGCTTTGGAGGGGTTGGAGTTGCTGGAGCTGAACCACAATCGGCTCCAGGAATTCAATGGAACAATTGCGCCCTGGCTCGAACGACTGCACTTGAACGGCAACAATCTCAAGGAGTGGCCGGCGGGGGTGTTACAGGCAGAACGTTTGCACACGCTGAAACTGACGGGCAATCCGATCAGGGACATTCCTGCGCAGGCGTTTGATGGCCTCCATGACGAGTTGCTTGCCGGTACCCGCTTGTCGGGACATTACCGGTCATTGTCGACAGACTGTCTGCAACGGGTCCGTGCCTGGCTTGACCGCACAGGCGGGGATTCGGCGCTGGGGATTTCCCGGGAGAGGCTTGAGCAATGGCTGGCGGACAGGGAGTGGGAGGAACCGGACGGTTCCTCCTCTTCCGAAGAGGACGATTGA